Below is a genomic region from Streptomyces roseoviridis.
CCGGGATCCCAGCTCGCCGTCCACCAGACGGTGGTCGAAGGACAGGGCGAGGGTCGTGACCTGGCGGAGCCTCACCTTTCCCCGGTGCGCCCAGGGCCGGGGCCCGATGGCGCCGACGGCGAGGATCGCCGCCTCCCCGGGGTTGAGGATCGGGGTGCCGGTGTCGACGCCGAAGACGCCGACGTTGGTGATGGTCACGGTGCCGTCGGCCATGGCCGAGGGCGGGGTCCTGCCCGCCTTGGCGGCCGCCACGAGCTCGCCGAGGTCGCCGGCGAGGCGGGGGAGCGTCTTGAGGTGGGCGTCCTTGATGTTCGGCACGACGAGGCCGCGCGGGGTGGCCGCGGCGATGCCCAGGTTGACGTAGTGCTTGAGCACGATCTCCTGGTTGACCTCGTCCCAGGACGCGTTGATCTCGGGGTGGCGCTTGATCGCGACGAGCAGGGCCCTCGCGACGAGGAGGAGCGGGGTCACGCGGAGACCGGCCATGTCGGGGTCGGCCTTCAGCTCCTCGACGAGCTTCATCGTGCGCGTCACGTCGACCGTCACGAACTCGGTGACGTGCGGGGCGGAGAAGGCGCTCGCCACCATGGCCCGGGCCGTGGCCCGCCGAACGCCCTTCACGGGGACACGGGTCACCCGGGCGTCACCGGAGGGCTGCGGGCCGGGAGCCGGGCCGGGAGCCGGGCCGGATCCCGGTGCCGGGGTTGCCGGGGCCGGGGAGGGGGCCGCGACCGGGGCGGGCTCCGGGGCGGTGAACTCCGGCTCCGGGGCCGCCGCGCGGTGGACGTCCTCGCGGCTGATGATCCCGCCCGCGCCGGACGGAGTCACCGACGCCAGGTCGACGCCGAGGTCCTTGGCCAGCTTGCGTACGGGCGGCTTGGCCAGCGGCCGCGCCTGCGGGACCGGCACCGGCACCGGCACCGGTATCGACGCTGACACCAGCACTGGTACCGGTGCCGGCGCCGGTGCGGCGGCGGAGACGGCCGCGCCGGTGGCGCCGACCTGGGCGCGCGGGCGGCGGCGGGTCGGGCCCTCGGAGACGCCGTAGCCGACGAGGACCGGCTGCCGTGCGGGAGCGGCGGGGGGCGCGGCTCCTGCGGGAGCCGCGGCGGCCGTCGGGGCCGGGGCGGGCGCGGGAGCCGCGGCGGCCGTCGCCACGGTGATGATGACCGCGCCGACGTCGACCGTCGTCCCCTCGGGGAACCGCAGCTCGTGGACGGTGCCGTCGAACGGGATCGGCAGCTCCACGGCCGCCTTCGCCGTCTCGACCTCGCACACGACCTGGCCGTCGGTGACGGTGTCGCCGGGCCGGACGTACCAGGTCAGGATCTCGGCCTCGGTGAGGCCCTCGCCCACGTCGGGCATCGTGAACTCGCGGACGTGCTGTTCGGTCACGGGTGCTCTCCTCAGTACGCCAGCGAGCGGTCGACGGCGTCGAGCACACGGTCGAGATCGGGCAGGTACCGCTCCTCCAGGCGGGCCGGCGGATACGGCGCGTGGTAGCCGCCCACCCGGAGCACCGGGGCCTCCAGGTGGTGGAAGCAGCGCTCGGTGATGCGGGCGGCGATCTCCGCGCCGGAGCCGAAGAAGACCGGGGCCTCGTGGACGACGACGAGCCGGCCGGTCTTCTCCACCGAGGTCTGGATGGTGTCGAAGTCGATCGGGGAGACCGACCGCAGGTCGACCACCTCCAGGCTGCGGCCCTCGCGCTCCGCCTCGGCGGCGCTGTCCAGACAGGTCCGCACGGCCGGCCCGTACGCGAGGAGCGTGGCGTCCCGGCCCTCGCGGACCACGTGGGCGCGGTGCGGGTCGCCGGGGGCGGTCTCCGTGTCGACGGCACCCTTCTCGTAGTAGCGGCGCTTGGGCTCGAAGAAGATGACCGGGTCGTCGGAGGCGATCGCCTGCCGCAGCATCCAGTACGCGTCGGAGGCGTTCGACGGGGAAACGATCCGCAGCCCGGCGACGTGCGCGAAGAGGGCCTCGGGGGACTCCGAGTGGTGCTCGACGGCGCCGATGCCGCCGCCGTAGGGGATCCGGATGACGACGGGGAGCTTGATCCGGCCCAGGGAGCGGGCGTGCATCTTCGCGAGCTGGGTGACGATCTGGTCGTAGCCGGGGAAGACGAAGCCGTCGAACTGGATCTCCACGACCGGGCGGTAGCCGCGCAGCGCGAGACCGATGGCGGTGCCCACGATGCCGGACTCGGCGAGCGGGGTGTCCATCACCCGGCTCTCGCCGAAGTCCTTCTGCAGGCCGTCGGTGATCCGGAAGACTCCGCCGAGCCTGCCGACGTCCTCGCCCATGATCAGGACCTTGGGGTCCTGCTCCATCGCGGCGCGCAGCGCCTCGTTGAGGGCCCGGCCGAGCGGCAGGGTCCGTGTCGCGGGCCGCACCCCGTCCGCCGCGGGCGCGACCGTGACGGTCGTCATCTCAGTTCCCTCCTGTCACGGCGAAGTTCGCCTCGTAGCGGCGGAACGCCTCGCGCTCCTCGTCGACCAGCGCGTGCGGGTCGGCGTAGACGTGCCGGAAGATCGCCTCGGCGTCGGGGGCGGGCATGGAGCGCACCCGTGCGCGCAGGTGCTGCGCCAGTTCGCCGGCCTCCTGGTCGACGGCGTCGAAGTACGACGGGTCGGCGGCGCCGAGGTCGAGCAGATGGGCCTTGAGGCGGGCGATCGGGTCGCGGCCCGCCCACTCCTCGACCTCGGCGGAGTCCCGGTACTTGGTGGGGTCGTCGGAGGTGGTGTGGGCGCCCAT
It encodes:
- a CDS encoding dihydrolipoamide acetyltransferase family protein, whose product is MTEQHVREFTMPDVGEGLTEAEILTWYVRPGDTVTDGQVVCEVETAKAAVELPIPFDGTVHELRFPEGTTVDVGAVIITVATAAAAPAPAPAPTAAAAPAGAAPPAAPARQPVLVGYGVSEGPTRRRPRAQVGATGAAVSAAAPAPAPVPVLVSASIPVPVPVPVPQARPLAKPPVRKLAKDLGVDLASVTPSGAGGIISREDVHRAAAPEPEFTAPEPAPVAAPSPAPATPAPGSGPAPGPAPGPQPSGDARVTRVPVKGVRRATARAMVASAFSAPHVTEFVTVDVTRTMKLVEELKADPDMAGLRVTPLLLVARALLVAIKRHPEINASWDEVNQEIVLKHYVNLGIAAATPRGLVVPNIKDAHLKTLPRLAGDLGELVAAAKAGRTPPSAMADGTVTITNVGVFGVDTGTPILNPGEAAILAVGAIGPRPWAHRGKVRLRQVTTLALSFDHRLVDGELGSRVLADVAALLERPKRFLTWS
- a CDS encoding alpha-ketoacid dehydrogenase subunit beta; this encodes MTTVTVAPAADGVRPATRTLPLGRALNEALRAAMEQDPKVLIMGEDVGRLGGVFRITDGLQKDFGESRVMDTPLAESGIVGTAIGLALRGYRPVVEIQFDGFVFPGYDQIVTQLAKMHARSLGRIKLPVVIRIPYGGGIGAVEHHSESPEALFAHVAGLRIVSPSNASDAYWMLRQAIASDDPVIFFEPKRRYYEKGAVDTETAPGDPHRAHVVREGRDATLLAYGPAVRTCLDSAAEAEREGRSLEVVDLRSVSPIDFDTIQTSVEKTGRLVVVHEAPVFFGSGAEIAARITERCFHHLEAPVLRVGGYHAPYPPARLEERYLPDLDRVLDAVDRSLAY